GTTGTAATAATATTaagtttcttttctattatcAAGCCATATATCGAGTGGAGGGCAGCCTCGCACATGAATCTGAAGGTGACTGCTTCTTGTTCATAGAATAAAAGTTTTCAGATTGTATTAAGATATCGAAGAGACAATGACCTTGTTGCAACTGGGAACCAACTCCTGCAACGCcttcattctttcattaattcTTTCTCGGCGCAACTGCATCCAAAAGGCAAAACAAAGAGATGGAGAGGCATTAGCTCTATCATGAACTTGCAGAATGATGCTAATAGTACACTATATTATCAATATCGATACGCATTGTATAGGTGACTAAAATAGTGACTCTGCTTTTTTTAGTGCTAAATAGACACTGGATTAAGAATCAATGCTAGAGCAAACTCACTTCAGTttgtttttaaaagtttttcctttcaaatatggaatttccaaaaagcaagaacaaaATGTCAGATTTACCCGCTCAGCGATGCTGTGAGGATCCGTGGCTTGCCCTCGTCTAGCTCGTGCCCTTGGGCGTATCGCCGGCTGGTTCGGCGATCCCACTGCGGGCTGATTCAAGAAGGCCTGAATCAGATTTGGTATGATACATGCAATTAAACATCAGACAGGTTAAGGAGGGAAGAAAAACCCGAATTTCATTGGACCAATATATCACAAATGCATATCACGGGCATTTTTATTGTTTAGCAGATTAACCGAAGTAACTTAGCCCAACTTGTGCCGTTCATAAGTCTTAATCTCATTCGGAAAAAGTCCCTTGGTGAAGCTCGCGATCCCACACGCAAAACTCGCACCCCGGGACGCGCATGGCCCGACTTATGGCGGGATGGTTTGGATCAAACATGGTCAACTTGCCACCGTGATTTCGATTCTCACATGTAAATTCAGGGATTGTTAAACATTATTTGCGAATTtcgtcttctttcttcccttgcTAGAGGAGACCATCGtcaaaaatttatttcctttccTCACCAGACGAAAGCAACCTCTGCCTAAATTCTTTCTAGCACTCAACAGTCAACATATTACAGGAACAacccaacaagaaaagaaaggtaaaaaaaataaaaaaaaaataaatagaacccaaaagacAATCAATCAGACTTCACGACCATAGAAGTCGTCCGGGGTATCCCAAATGTCAAAGAAACGTACGCAGTTTCTCCCGTAAATCATGCACAAAATCTGCCAGAAATTTATACAATTTAGGTCCCCGGGTCAATCGAATTGACGGTGTCAATTTTTTCTTTAGTGACTAAAAAGTCAACCGTAATTAAAGGGCTTAGAAATTAGCCGCATCATCTTgcgaaatcaattttttataaaattcggtCTTGAAAATCCCTGTTGTTGTTTGGAAATGAAACGCTAGACTCTCCATCTCTCCATGATCAAACtagtttttttggggggggttcaagaatttatagataaattctttcttttgctctCAAAATTTGTAAAGTAAAATGGGCAAAAACAAGCACACGTCATGCTCACGCACGTATGAGGTCACGCTCTGGCGCGTGCCTTGGAGGGGCGTTCTCAGTCGATTTTTCGTGTCATGACAATCAACTCAAGAGTCACTTTCCCTCAAAGCAGCTGGAAAATTTACAGATGCCcagaaagcaaaaaaggaaaaagttagaaagaaagaaagaaggaaaaaagccaATTATGAACACAGGTGAAGTCCCCACACAGAGGTCAACTTTTTAATACAGACATCAGAGCAACCACAACCTCAATCTCTGCTGATTAGACAGGCTAATGAGAGCTCGTTCACGTTCACTGGGAATTTCAgtgattttcttgaaatttttctgattttattttgtGGGAAGTGATTGTTTTGGTATGTGGGTTGGTTGAATTGAAGTTAAAGGAGGGATTTTTACCGGGTGAAGTTGAGGAGGGGGTGGATGGGGAGGAGGTGGCTGGACTGACTGATGAGTCTGGAACTGTCCAAATGCTGGAAACAAGCAGCTTGTCATGTTGTTGCCGTGGTGGACTCCTGCTTCTCTCTCCATCTGCCCAAAATTCACCAGAATCAAACCCCCAGAATATAAAAAGACTACAAAACAttcatcatcaccaccacccaaccaaaaaaagcaaaaaaaaaaaaaaaagaaattttgaccATCCTGTCTTGACCCTTCTCCCCCCTCACTGTTCTCTTCCCTACTAAAATTAGCTTTGAAGCAAGGACTTCTTGAAACATCTGAAGCCAAAGAAAAATGGTTGCCAAAAGCccattttttctcctttcttagAAGCGTAGGGAAGTGCAATAGAGTAGGTGACAGCAACAAGTCCATTAGAGAAAAAGAGGGGGTGAGAATTGAGTAGcaaatgatttaaaatattgaaaaagagagaatgatGAAGACTTTACATTGATGGCAGAAGTGGTGGAAGATGCACTAGTACTGTTCTCAACATCCTCGTGCCTAAACAATCCACCTTGCTCCAAATTCAGCCCCAGGGGCATCATCACCCCCATGCCCCTCAGCCCCCCGCCGCCTCCTCTGCCGCCGCCATCTTCCACGCCGCCGCGGCCGGAGCCGAGTTGCAAGACCATGGGCGTGGAGCCACCGGAGTAAGCTCCGGGCGGCACGGCCAAGATCTGCTCAAAGAACTCATCCCCCAGTCCTTCCTGCGGATTTGAGCCTGCCATAAGCCGATGATtataaactctctctctctctctccactctaTCTCCCTTTCTCTATAGAAGTGTCAACTGGAGATCAAAGTCTACGATGGGTTTTCTGCTCTATGCGAAACCCAGCAAAAAGTTGGTTTCTTTCTAAGTGGAAAGATAGagtggcagagagagagagagagagagagcctaaGGTTGGTGGGACTCGGGGAGGGGATGATGAATAAGAAATTGGTTGCCAATGTGGAAATTATTGGTGGGAGAGAATGTTTAAGGGAAGGGGAGGGAGGAAGTGGAGGTGAGATGTGCTCATTGGGAAACCCAAAAAGGAGGGGGGGAAGGAAGGTGGTGGTGTTGGTGAACTGGGTGGCAGATCCGAAACCCGATGACCCGGTAACGTGATTCGGGAATTCCGATGGGAGGTTTTATGGGTCTCGGGTTTTATAAGCTGGTATTGTCTCTcagctcagagagagagagagagagagagagagggcaagaGGGTGTCTGAAAAAACCTCTTTTCTTTGAAGTGTTCAGGGGGTTTTGCTTTCGGTCTCTGATAAGTGaaagtgcttcttttttttttctctacgGAGACATGGGCTTGCCAAAGAAAAGGGACTGTGAATGGCAGGAGATATGTCGTTCCTGTTTTGCCAGATTATGTCGTTTCAGTGCGCGCTATTTTTCTCGTGTTATCTGTAATCACTATATTAAAAATACAAGAATTCTTCATTAAAGCTAttgttatgttattttattcttttgcttttggaatagaaataaaaataaaaatctattcaGTAAcgttaattttttcatttcccAGAATAAAAAAGTGGTcagaaataaatttagaacaaaaataagaagtagaaaaaagtacaTTCTTATTATcgagattaatttttaaaaataagtcgttttatttctttttctttttttttcttcttcctcattgctCATCAGCCCCCATTGTCCGCTGCTTGCTGCTGTTGCCCACCGCTACCACCTACCAACCCATAAGAGCCGACGGCAGACGATTGTGGGTGACCATGGTAGGCGAAGGAAgtagaagagaggaaaaataagggaaaaagccaccaaaaaccctcaactttgcctcgagtgACAGATTTaccccgaactttattttgtgacgtgaaaaatccCAAGGTTTGctaactgtgacacatttaccccaaatttttatttgtgacacaaaaaaccccgaacttttatttatgtgacatatttaccctaaatcataagggcattttggtatttttacttttaaaaactttttttttttttttttcttcttcttcttcttccttccctccgccggccatggcggagccggcggagggaagccggcgtcgggtgagggtgccctcgcccgacgcagcgagggcacccctcgcccgacgcagcggGCGGGCGGCCCTCGTtgacgtcgggcgagggcctccctcgccggatcggccgaggaaaccctcgccgacgccggcgagggcacccctcgccgagatctgccgaggggtgccctcgccggccggcgagggcggccctcatcGACGTCGGatgagggcctccctcgccggatccggcgagggcactCGCCGGGGTcgggcgagggaggccctcatCCGATCCGGTCGAGGCCtcctcgcccaacgccggcgagggcggccctcgtcgACGCCGgacgagggcctccctcgccggatccgggcgagggcacccttgccggcgtcgggcgaggaggCCCTCGTCCGATCCGgtcgagggcctccctcgcccgacgccggcgagggcggccctagcCAGCCCAggcgagggtgaccctcgctcgacgccggcgagggctgccctcgccggacgccagcttccctccgccggcggagggaagaagagaagaagaaaaaaataaaaataataagacgAAAACACCcttaatggggtaaatgtgtcacaattagCAAACTTCGGGTTTTTTACGTCACAAAACAAAGTTCGGGTAAATCTATCACTCAAgacaaagtttgggatttttggtgactttttctcaaaaaataaaaaaatctcaataattaaaagaaattctactttacaaaaaaaaaaaaaaaaaaacttatgatcgtaccaaacgcattctcattctttttctattataaaaataaaatttttatacatTTATTAAATGTGTTGTTTT
This region of Eucalyptus grandis isolate ANBG69807.140 chromosome 8, ASM1654582v1, whole genome shotgun sequence genomic DNA includes:
- the LOC104415432 gene encoding transcription factor UNE12 isoform X2, whose product is MAGSNPQEGLGDEFFEQILAVPPGAYSGGSTPMVLQLGSGRGGVEDGGGRGGGGGLRGMGVMMPLGLNLEQGGLFRHEDVENSTSASSTTSAINMEREAGVHHGNNMTSCLFPAFGQFQTHQSVQPPPPHPPPPQLHPPAVGSPNQPAIRPRARARRGQATDPHSIAERLRRERINERMKALQELVPSCNKTDRAAMLDEIVDYVKFLRLQVKVLSMSRLGGAGAVAQLVADVPLSSAEGEIIEGGNNQPAWEKWLTDGTEQQVAKLMEEDVGAAMQFLQSKTLCIMPISLASAIFRTSQPDMPRSIKPESSAPS
- the LOC104415432 gene encoding transcription factor UNE12 isoform X3, with the protein product MFQEVLASKLILVGKRTVRGEKGQDRMMEREAGVHHGNNMTSCLFPAFGQFQTHQSVQPPPPHPPPPQLHPAFLNQPAVGSPNQPAIRPRARARRGQATDPHSIAERLRRERINERMKALQELVPSCNKTDRAAMLDEIVDYVKFLRLQVKVLSMSRLGGAGAVAQLVADVPLSSAEGEIIEGGNNQPAWEKWLTDGTEQQVAKLMEEDVGAAMQFLQSKTLCIMPISLASAIFRTSQPDMPRSIKPESSAPS
- the LOC104415432 gene encoding transcription factor UNE12 isoform X1, encoding MAGSNPQEGLGDEFFEQILAVPPGAYSGGSTPMVLQLGSGRGGVEDGGGRGGGGGLRGMGVMMPLGLNLEQGGLFRHEDVENSTSASSTTSAINMEREAGVHHGNNMTSCLFPAFGQFQTHQSVQPPPPHPPPPQLHPAFLNQPAVGSPNQPAIRPRARARRGQATDPHSIAERLRRERINERMKALQELVPSCNKTDRAAMLDEIVDYVKFLRLQVKVLSMSRLGGAGAVAQLVADVPLSSAEGEIIEGGNNQPAWEKWLTDGTEQQVAKLMEEDVGAAMQFLQSKTLCIMPISLASAIFRTSQPDMPRSIKPESSAPS